In Drosophila subpulchrella strain 33 F10 #4 breed RU33 chromosome X, RU_Dsub_v1.1 Primary Assembly, whole genome shotgun sequence, the DNA window ctgtTTATATAATCTCTGCCTATGTTTTCACGCCCACTGGTAGTAAAAAATTCACACGCATATTACAATTCAGTATGCAGAGTAATTGAGAATTTTACGACCCGTCCCACAGTGCGTTGGCAGATGTGATGCCAACCAGAGCTAGAGATCCAATTTCTCCTGAAGCACCGAAGCTGCAGAGTTCAGTTACCGACCATCGCAACCATGGAAAAGCTGCTGCTGTCCCGGCTTCTGTTCCTGCTCCTCATCCAGCACCAGCTCGTCCAGGAGACCCACTCAAAATTGAATCCCCAACTGGACGAACTGAGGCGACTGGGATTGGGAAACGTCGTCAATGTGCCATTCTTCAGCGATGGTGAGGGTTAATCTAGTTGATTTTCTAGTAGAATATACGATTCGTTCTACATCGAGATTATAATTATAACTCATAGTAACggaattctttaaaatatgttaaaaagaattttgtatactCATATTAACATTAGGTATTCTGAAACATAAGATTTGTCTTAAATCAAAGTATTTCTTTCATTGTGATCTAAGAACTTTTTGATACTTACAGTATTAGGGAAACATTTTATATGTAACAATTTTAGATGACATTCCtcatttaatttatgttttatttcattatattaaaagttatatttggaaaattttattataataataacattATAATGATATAATAGATACATTTCTTATGTACCCAATACATCTAACAGTTatcattataataaaatacttAAGAACTGGAATATTTATAAATCGCCTATAAAGcagtgaaatattttttgtaatatatatatattattcttGTTTCGTAGTACCCCAAAAAAACTATGATTTCATAGTGGTTGGATCTGGAGCTGCTGGCTGCACACTGGCCGCCCGTCTCTCGGAGAATCCCAACTGGAGTGTGTTCCTCATCGAAGCTGGCGGAGTTGAGAACATAGTTCACCAGGTGCCCCTGCTGGCGGCCTATCTGCAGTCCACTGCCTCCAATTGGGGCTACAAATCGCAGTCACAACGACACGCCTGTCGAGGAATGCCGGATAACAGGTGTGCCCTGCCGAGGGGAAAGGTTCTGGGAGGAACCAGCTCCATCAACTATATGATCTACAACCGGGGCAATCGCAGAGACTTTGATGGCTGGGCGGCAGCCGGAAATCCCGGCTGGAGTTACGAGGAGGTACTGCCCTATTTCCTGCGGAGTGAGCATGCGCAACTGCAGGGCCTGGAGCACTCGCCCTATCACAATCACAGTGGTCCCCTCAGTGTGGAGGATGTGCGTCATCGCACACGACTGGCTCATGCATACATAAGAGCTGCCCAGGAGGCGGGTCATTCGAGGACGGATTATAATGGTGAATCCCAACTGGGGGTGTCCTATGTCCAGGCCACCACGCAAAAGGGTCGAAGACACAGCGCTTTTCGGGCCTACATAGAACCCATAAGATCTAGACGTCGTAATCTGCACATTTTGACCCTGGCAAGGGTTACCCGTATTCTCATAGATGCGGCTACTAAGTCCGCCTACGGCGTGGAGTTAACCCATCAGGGTAGAAGCTTCAAGGTGAAGGCCCGCAAGGAGGTGATCCTATCTGCGGGTGCCTTCAACTCCCCCCAACTACTGATGCTCTCGGGGATCGGGCCAGAGGACAATCTCAAGGCCATTGGTGTTCCCATTGTGAAAGCCCTGCCGGTGGGCAAGAAGATGTACGATCACATGTGCCACTTTGGACCCACCTTTGTGACCAACACCACTGGTCAAAGTCTATTCTCCGCCAATTTGGGTGCACCAGTGGTCAAGGAGTTCCTGCTGGGCCGGGCAGACACATTCCTGTCCAGCATTGGGGGTGTGGAGACCCTCACCTTCATCAAAGTGCCCTCGGCCAAGAGCCCGGCCAGCCAGCCCGATGTGGAGCTCATCCAAGTGGCCGGCAGCCTGGCCAGCGATGATGGCAGTGCCCTGAGCAAGGGAGCCAACTTCAAGCCGGAGATCTACGAGAAGATGTACAAGGATCTGGCGCTACGGAAGCAGGATCACTTCAGCTTCCTCATCATGCACTTCAATCCCGCCTCCGTGGGTCGCCTGTGGCTGCACAATCGCAATCCACTCGAGTGGCCACGCATTGATCCCAAGTACTTTTCGGCACCAGGGGATGTGGAGAACCTACTGGAGGGCATAAGGGAGGCCATTAGGATCTCCAAGATGCCGGCTATGCAGGCAATTGGAACAAGGCTCCTGGACAAGCCAGTGCCGGGGTGTGAGAGTCTCGAGTTCGCCTCCGATGATTACTGGAGATGCTCTATAAGAACGTTATCCTATACACTGCACCACCAGGTGGCCACCTGTCGCATGGGACCCGAAAGCGATCCCACCACCGTGGTCAATCATCAGCTGAAGGTACATGGGATGAGGAGACTCCGGGTGGTGGACACCAGTGTGATCCCAGTcccacccaccgcccacacAAATGCGGCTGCGTTTATGATTGGGGAAAAGGCGGCGGACTTGATACGATCCGAATGGAGCTGATTAACTCTGGATGAAGATCTTTTAAAGAGGCAAACGCGATTTATGTAAAGGGGTTAATAAAATGCGAGACGAAAGTTGAAAGAAAGCAAACAGGTACACTTGAAATATGTAAAGGTTACAAAAACAttcggattttttttttatattttaaatggtttaatTTATAAGGTGTTTGGgtaatattaaaagtaaagCATTTAGAGAGCGTATTATAAAATGTCAAATTCATTTTAACAACATCATTCTAACTATTAAAAGAATTATAGCCAAAAGTATTCAAAATGTAATTTTCATTTGGGAATTAAAAATATGGAAAGATTGAATTggtttattaaaaatgtattaaaatgtCACTATACatacaaaaaaaaggaagtatcctaatacattttagtattaattaaaaacattttataaatattactGATAATTTTTAGAAGATTTTctccaagtgtagcgccgaacGGGGTCTTGAGAACGGTTCGGGTCAGTCCAATTAAGTCCACGTCATGACCTAGCTTAATAACTTCCCACCGATCCGTTCCGATTTCGAACTGATCCGAATCCGAAGCGGGGCAATCGAGGCGTCGCAAACGGGTTTACGCACTTCAAGTTCAATGCCTCGGCTTTCGGGCCGAAAAAAATTAATAGAGCGCCGGGAGTGTATGCCTCATCGacgatattattatattatgcATATAAACTTGAGTGCATTTAGGGGCCCAACGCAGGGAGAGCACGCGCCAAAGTTAAACGAACTTGCAAAGTGCGGCCGGCACTTAAAAAGTGAGAATCCTGTCATTCTCCCTTCACATTTGGCCAAACCAGGAAATAAGAGTTACCGTTTACTGGATACCCTGTActttttaagatattttaaatagaTCGAACGAATCTTTACGAATCAACTTCTGTGTTTCATGAGATACTATTTCTGATCGGTCAAAAAGGATTAAACTGTCGAACTTATAGTTTAATTTAACATTTCATTactatgtatttatatttctctctgtgtacgTTTTGGCCATTCAAGAAGAGCAAACTCATGCGAAACTAGATCACTTGGAGTTTATCTTAATGATTTCGGCAGCACCTCTCCTAAGTTTAGATGCTTCCAGCTAAACTTTGCGATTTTCACTATTTTTGTTTACTGCTAATTGGTGCTAACTTTATTAAAGTTTGTTTTGGGTTCCTCAACCGGTTTCAGCCAACTatgctttgtttttaatagtttACTGTTTCTGATCGCCTTGCTGTTGGCTTTATGAGTTTGGTTTGTGTTATTCTTATCTCATGTTTGCCTTTGGATTCGTTTGGTTTAATGGTTAATTTCATTCTTTATTTGGAATCTATTTCTCACTTCATTTGGGTTTCGGGCTTCATTGGCTTAAGTTTGtgtttttatatgatttctcatgattgtttattttttaagctAGTCTTAGGTTGGATCATGGGTTTATTTCTTCCTGAAGTACACTGGAATTGGCggtttattattatcaaaaacTGTTTCATGGGGTACCCTACATTGTCTATAATGCAATACTTTATTCAATAATATTCATTTTGGGAATGATcgtaattaaaaataatatttccacGTTCAAAGTTTAGTTCCTTCCCCAACTCCCTTTGGTCAATTGCAGGGTATCTGGTTTATATGGCCAACGGGGTGGGTGGGGCACCATTTGGCGGCAGAGACACAACAACAACCGCAAAGGCAACCCACTGACGTGTTTGGAGCGCGTCGCGATGCGGCATTATGGCACCTGAGTCACTCATTGTCAGTCCAATCCAGTCCAGGAGCCATGGCTTAAAAGCAACTCCCCCCAGACGATGGCAGCTCATTTGCCCACCATTAGTCAAATGCATTCCACACAGATCTCACACCTGCTCCTGTTGCCCCTGTTGCTCCTCTACCTGGGCGAATCCCAAGGGGATGTCAACCGACTGCTGTTGGATCAGCTCAACCAAGTGGGACTGGTTAATCTGCTAGAACAGGCTACGCGTCCCAGTGGTAAGTCAACTCATAGCTCAAGGATGTACTCAAAAATAGATTGTTATTAAGTCAGGTTAGCCAAACCAATGGTATAACCATTTCCATTTGAGTCAGGATAGGCCTTGGTAATAGTATTATGTTCTTCCTATAAAGCATCCCTAATAATCTCTTTCAGTTCCCCAGGATCTCTCGAACTATGACTTCATTGTGATTGGAGCTGGAGCAGCTGGTAGCTCACTGGCCGCCCGTCTCTCGGAGAATCCCCAATGGAGGGTGGCCCTCATCGAAGCTGGGGGAGTGGAGAACATAGCCCACCTCACGCCAGTGCTAGCTGGCTATCTGCAGCAGACATCCTCGAACTGGGGTTACAAATCGGTACCCCAGAAGCTCTCCTGCCACGGAATGAACAACAACGAGTGTGCCCTGCCGAGGGGAAAGGTTCTGGGAGGAACCAGCTCCATCAACTATATGATCTACAATCGGGGCAATCGCAGGGACTTTGATGGCTGGGCGGCAGCTGGTAATCCCGGCTGGAGTTATGAGGAGGTACTGCCCTACTTCCTGAGGAGTGAGCGGGCCCAACTGCAGGGCCTGGAGAACTCGCCCTATCACAATCACAGTGGTCCCCTGAGTGTGGAGTACGTGCGTTTCCGTTCCCAATTGGTGGATGCCTTCGTGGAGGCCTCCGTGGAATCGGGACTGCCGCGCACCGACTACAATGGAGAGTCCCAGTTCGGGGTTTCCTATGTCCAGGCCACCACCCAGAATGGCAGAAGGCACTCGGCCTATTCGGCCTATATAAAACCGGTGAGGGATCTGCGCTCCAACCTGCAGGTCTTTACCTTTTCTCGAGTGACCCGCATTCTGATCGATGAGGCTACGAAATCCGCTTACGGTGTGGAGTTTcactataaaaataaactctATACCTTCAAGGCCCGCAAGGAGGTGATTCTATCAGCGGGTGCCTTCAACTCCCCCCAACTACTGATGCTCTCGGGAATCGGGCCAGAGGATAACCTTAAGGCCATTAGAGTACCCCTGATTCAAGCCCTGCCGGTGGGTAAGAGGATGTTCGATCACATGTGCCACTTTGGACCCACCTTCGTGACCAACACCACTGGTCAAACGACCTTCACATCGAGGATTTCACCCGCTGACGTGATATCCTACCTCCTGGCCGGAAATCCATCCACCGTATTGAGTTCCATCGGTGGGGTGGAGGCCTTGGCATTCCTCAAAACACAGCGATCGGAACTGCCAAAGGATTGGCCAGACATCGAACTGATTATGGTCACTGGCAGTTTGGCTAGTGACGAAGGCACGGCCCTGAAGTTGGGCGCCAATTTCAAGGACGAAATCTACGACCGGATGTTCAGGGAACTGGCGCAGGCCCAACAGGATCACTTCACTCTGCTGGTCATGCAGTTCCATCCAAAGTCAGTGGGTCGTCTTTGGTTGAGGGATCGCAATCCGTTGAGCTGGCCCATGATCGATCCCAAGTACTTTGTGGCCGAGGAGGATGTGGAGTATCTGCTGGATGGCATCAAAGCCAGTCTGAGGATCATAGAGATGCCGGCAATGCAGAGGATTGGGGCGAGGTTGCTCAAGAGACAGGTGCCAGGATGTGAGAGCCATGAGTTCGCCTCGGATGATTATTGGAGGTGCTCTATAAGAACGTTATCCTATACACTGCACCACCAAGTGGCCACCTGTCGCATGGGACCCGAAAGCGATCCCACCACCGTGGTCAATCATCAGCTGAAGGTGCATAGGATGAGGAGACTCCGGGTGGTGGACACCAGTGTGATCCCAGTcccacccaccgcccacacAAATGCGGCTGCGTTTATGATCGGGGAAAAGGCGGCGGACATGATACGATCCGAATGGAGTTGAGTTTAAACAAGTATCAATCAAATACACCATAAAAAACCTATAATCAGGTTCTACGTATGGTATTTCTATTATATAAATGTAGGTAGTTGACTTTTTTGCATAACTATAtactattatttattattatatctaTATAAGGTCCAGGAATATAATAATACCAAAAGTACACTAAAGAAAATATAAGCAATATAGAAATAATCAATCTAAAGTTGACCTATCTGTATTAATTGGAAAATATTACAAGCTGCGTGCCTAAGAGTATTATGTTCAATTTGCGTGGTCGAAACAATTAGGCCTCCCCTAGCATCCAAAAGGCAACGAAATTCCTATTAAAGGATTATCGATACCCggctaaatgtattatttcaTTATATCGTTTGCAAAAAGGCGGAAAAAGTGAAGAGTAAAATCATCTATTAGTGCCCAGTTGTTGTTTGACTTGGCAAGTTAATTAAATAGAATTACCTTAACGAGTTGAGCGAGTTGCATTTGGGTTTTTGGGgttggcgatggcgatggccaTGGAAGTGGAGTGTGGTGGGGTTCGAAGGGGTTCCGGGGGGATGAGGAGCCCCTAGGGGTTGGCCAGAGTGCATTAACCCATGCCATGGGGGTTGAAAAGTTTGGCTAGGCACAGCACAGAAAGCAAGACGTAGGCAAAATGGCAACATAAAATACAAAACAGAAAACACCAGGGGGTGGTTTCCCagtgccaggatgctggggaTGGTGGGTGGTTGCATACAAGTGGTTATCACTGTCCTGGGCTTCCGCGTCCTCCGCGCTCTTGTTGTGTGTGCGAAAAATTCAATATGCATCAGGGAGTTTTCTGTTTTTCTGTGCCGCCAGAGGAAAGACTTCCGGCCCCAGGGCTACACAATAGATACCCAAGgttgcacagaaaaaaatttaataacatattaaaattatatttcctgCTTTGTTGTCTAAAAAAACATTTCCTAAATAACATTAGCTTATGTGTAATAgttgaaattataaaagatTAGGATATGGATAAGATATTACACATTTTGAAACCATGCTAGCTGTTTTCCGTCTGGAGAGGATCAATTTGACATTGACTTTCAGTGGCCTATTTTTGACATCAGTTGATTCGATTTTAGTATCCTCGAAATTGGAAAGAAGAGCATTTGTCACCGCAAGTCtttaaaagaatttaattattttttaaacggTCGTATTTCAACCAACAGCCCTTGACGTATACGTTAATTcccgtttttttttgtaaaagtaATATCATGTCCCGAACCACTGAATTCAAAATACACATGCACAAACATTTGTAAGTGCAAATGCACGATATATATTAAACTTGAACTTCAAGTTTTTGGCATTAAGAGAATGTCGAAAGTAAGCCTAAAAATGAGCCGTAAAAATACttctcatttatttttaaaatatataaatttaagtaCCGGTTATTTATAATTCATGAACTCATTACAGTTCAAAATGAATGTGACAATCTCAATAAATTAGAACTGTGATAAGTTCCTTTATAAGCCTAATGTTATGATATACTTATAAAGCGTGCCAAGAAATTACTAGGGGTATCTTATAAGATAGATCTTTATAAAGATGtcaaaaagtatgcagcaaAAAAATTACATCTTTTAGGAATGAATCCTTACTTTACGAATTACTACCTAGTAAATTATATTGatcatattattattttttcagtgTTGTCAATATCCTGAATGCTCTGCAATCATAGATCAACGtagtaaataaatacattGTATAGGAATGAATCCATCACTTACGAATTAATAACATGTGGTAGCATAATTCTAGACACCTTTAGAAGTGATTTCGAAACCCTAACAATTTATATTGACCATATTGTTATTTTACAGTGTTGTCATTATCCTGAATGCCCAGCAATCATAGATCAAAGTAGTAAAACAGTACATTGTCTAGGAATGAATCCATGACTTACGAATTAATAAGATGTGGTAGCATACATTTAGACACCTTTAGAAGTGCTTTCAAAGCCCTAGTGAATTGTGTTCaccatattattattttttcagtgTTGTCATTATCCTGAATGCCCCGCAATCATAGATCAAAGAGAAGTCGAATGTCACTCGCAACTGAGTAAATGTAGACATGCAACCCTGGCTGAATTCGCAATGTCCTGTCAACATGCGGTTTACTAATTGCAGCATTTCAAAATCAGTCAACAGGCGTTTGACGCAACAGTAAGGGCGAAAAGGGTTAAGtagtgggtggttgggtggttgggtggtggGGTCTGCTGGGTGCCAAAGGTTCGCCCGACTCACCTGAAACAATTAACGCCTCATTGGGACCCGTCGTGTGTATGTTGCCCATCGTTGAGGTTCCTCGTCGTCTACTTGTTGGTCTTTATTTATACTTATTTGTTTAGTATTACTCCTTTGCCGAAAGCTCCACTGAAAAGTTCTGCCGCAAAGGCAAACAAAAGAGCACACACGAATGTATAATTAGCACACGgtgaaaaaaaacaatatatgAAGGTCCTAAgatatttattagttttttcaaaatgtattattacGTTTAAAATTCAGCTCTTATACGGAAAATTTCTATTagaaatgtaaatatttaaaaaaaaatttctcttttatacaattttcaaaaaatatttaaaatgtatcgaaaagtttaaaaa includes these proteins:
- the LOC119558233 gene encoding glucose dehydrogenase [FAD, quinone]; this translates as MEKLLLSRLLFLLLIQHQLVQETHSKLNPQLDELRRLGLGNVVNVPFFSDVPQKNYDFIVVGSGAAGCTLAARLSENPNWSVFLIEAGGVENIVHQVPLLAAYLQSTASNWGYKSQSQRHACRGMPDNRCALPRGKVLGGTSSINYMIYNRGNRRDFDGWAAAGNPGWSYEEVLPYFLRSEHAQLQGLEHSPYHNHSGPLSVEDVRHRTRLAHAYIRAAQEAGHSRTDYNGESQLGVSYVQATTQKGRRHSAFRAYIEPIRSRRRNLHILTLARVTRILIDAATKSAYGVELTHQGRSFKVKARKEVILSAGAFNSPQLLMLSGIGPEDNLKAIGVPIVKALPVGKKMYDHMCHFGPTFVTNTTGQSLFSANLGAPVVKEFLLGRADTFLSSIGGVETLTFIKVPSAKSPASQPDVELIQVAGSLASDDGSALSKGANFKPEIYEKMYKDLALRKQDHFSFLIMHFNPASVGRLWLHNRNPLEWPRIDPKYFSAPGDVENLLEGIREAIRISKMPAMQAIGTRLLDKPVPGCESLEFASDDYWRCSIRTLSYTLHHQVATCRMGPESDPTTVVNHQLKVHGMRRLRVVDTSVIPVPPTAHTNAAAFMIGEKAADLIRSEWS
- the LOC119558230 gene encoding glucose dehydrogenase [FAD, quinone] translates to MHSTQISHLLLLPLLLLYLGESQGDVNRLLLDQLNQVGLVNLLEQATRPSVPQDLSNYDFIVIGAGAAGSSLAARLSENPQWRVALIEAGGVENIAHLTPVLAGYLQQTSSNWGYKSVPQKLSCHGMNNNECALPRGKVLGGTSSINYMIYNRGNRRDFDGWAAAGNPGWSYEEVLPYFLRSERAQLQGLENSPYHNHSGPLSVEYVRFRSQLVDAFVEASVESGLPRTDYNGESQFGVSYVQATTQNGRRHSAYSAYIKPVRDLRSNLQVFTFSRVTRILIDEATKSAYGVEFHYKNKLYTFKARKEVILSAGAFNSPQLLMLSGIGPEDNLKAIRVPLIQALPVGKRMFDHMCHFGPTFVTNTTGQTTFTSRISPADVISYLLAGNPSTVLSSIGGVEALAFLKTQRSELPKDWPDIELIMVTGSLASDEGTALKLGANFKDEIYDRMFRELAQAQQDHFTLLVMQFHPKSVGRLWLRDRNPLSWPMIDPKYFVAEEDVEYLLDGIKASLRIIEMPAMQRIGARLLKRQVPGCESHEFASDDYWRCSIRTLSYTLHHQVATCRMGPESDPTTVVNHQLKVHRMRRLRVVDTSVIPVPPTAHTNAAAFMIGEKAADMIRSEWS